The Candidatus Latescibacterota bacterium sequence TGCCCTACGAGTATAAGAGATCCTCAAACTGGACAGTATGTTAAGGGTTAAAAGTACTGTTTCGGAAAGGGGAATAAATGGGCAGGCGGAAATTTACGAAAGAGTTTAAAGCGAAGGTAGCTCTGGAAGCGCTAAAGGGACACAAGACGATAAACGAGCTGGCGCAGGAGTTTGAAGTACATCCGAACCAGATCACGGTGTGGAAGAAGAAACTGCTGGAAGTAGCTCCTGATGTATTCGTCAGGAAGAAAGATCAGGAAGTCGAAAAGGCAAAAGAAAAACGAGACCGGCTCTAC is a genomic window containing:
- a CDS encoding transposase; amino-acid sequence: MGRRKFTKEFKAKVALEALKGHKTINELAQEFEVHPNQITVWKKKLLEVAPDVFVRKKDQEVEKAKEKRDRLYKKVWQLQIEVDWLIKKTGHLD